The Mycolicibacterium aromaticivorans JS19b1 = JCM 16368 DNA segment CGGCTCTGTCGAGGTCAGAAAGGCCATGTCGCTGGGCCCGTCAACCACCGCGTAATGCAAGGGGTTCACCCGCCGCGGTCACCTTCGGTCACGATCAACCCGCCTCCCTGGGTAGTTCGAAGCTGTGGCTCCTATCCCTGACTCGACGCCGAGCTGAGCGTCTAGTCAGCGGGCGGCTTCTTCGGCTCGTGATCCGGAATTGCCATGCTGGTGGACTCCGATTCGCTGAGTGTCGTACGGGCTCGTCGCCGCCGCCACGCTTGCCATAGTGCGATGGCGCCACCCAATGCGAGGCCGGCGCCACCTGCTGCGAGGATCGATGTCTTGGTGTCGGAGCCGGCCGCCGCCGGTGATTGTGGGGCAGAAGTAGTTGTCGGCGCGGCGCCGGACGTCGTGATCGGAGGTTGTGACCCAGCGGGAGGGCCGGCAATCGTGAATGTGTAGGAACCAGAAACCGGGTGCCCATCTGCTGAGACCACGCGGTAGCCAACGGTGTAAACGCCGCTCGTGGGGCGATCTGACCCGACGGTTGCGGAAATACGGGGCCCCTCGACTCGGGGCGGTCCAACTATCCAATTGCGACCGTCTGCGCTGTTGACGACGACGGTTGCGAACGTTGGTTTGATGTCTTCGTTGAAGG contains these protein-coding regions:
- a CDS encoding copper resistance protein CopC; the encoded protein is MRTFATTVMALTLWWLGNGIASAHTGLVSSDPSADSTVSTPPSVITLTFNEDIKPTFATVVVNSADGRNWIVGPPRVEGPRISATVGSDRPTSGVYTVGYRVVSADGHPVSGSYTFTIAGPPAGSQPPITTSGAAPTTTSAPQSPAAAGSDTKTSILAAGGAGLALGGAIALWQAWRRRRARTTLSESESTSMAIPDHEPKKPPAD